The Coregonus clupeaformis isolate EN_2021a chromosome 18, ASM2061545v1, whole genome shotgun sequence genome has a segment encoding these proteins:
- the LOC121550686 gene encoding adhesion G-protein coupled receptor D2-like yields MTGTLLTPVLLCCIVVLCECEPTQPGLDRGERGSEEGSSLRLVHQTSDWVFQLVNVSLDLSQAGSFCRGQFSSLTTLGQPEDEDGTLELQRQAGLHGPIWVRDPNRPTSRSLALTKQYVLFQALNFPRDSQEGYGRVNMTFPAMPAVSVCVRVQWDPQWYQVSTMYSYAAAVFTNEFQLRGQLDGTGRILLALIVHGQHRPYKASFPNDGAWHHLCVTWRKTDGHWAIYVDGERGDMGSGSDTPRDIHGDGILILGQDQDSFGGNFTEPFVGNITDLNVWDTALEQRQFRALNGCSSLTQDAIFTWSIDNMTRHPVVREVPAMLFCPAVHRQRAMQGCRTLKGWSSQQLPLYDSADCSTTLPFICRTSRERYVKMKELSESQRSHPSPFMHQLMQLSNGTQGMEGVMGEQPGGQMSWGQASSLLNMSRQALEDTREGLQPGDMLSLVQLLARVADVPTDTAAVGNDSLATTSAGELSHTFITVADSIISQDNAPKWQAIKQASLPSKVTAVVSGPMAVVKSIDRMVTSLSTRLMAETDHLLIHSSNIKLEVRQQRLGERSSGPKFCGRDVESDTNIDCISVPTQNMQNLHDNGFQKVTVVNTWYSSLRPLFNSEENITMFPIVTDGIQRYLGTILGSSVISTTVLGDGQPVSMAVRFQLQHRAQNPAGTVYDPICAFWDFDLMPEAGGWWSTKGCAVISKQYDSTVCFCNHTTNFALLMQVYEVQRSPENERALQVMTFIGCGVSLCGLLFTFILFFAVGVPKSDRTTVHKNLIVALGIAELLLMCSDWASANEGACLLVTALLHLFFMASFSWMLVEGLLLWSKVVSVNISEDRRMKMYYGIGWGLPVVVVGVTLTISLDKYKADSHCWLNVETDMIWAFVGPVLLILVVNAVVLCRVVMVTVSSARRQAKKHTPSSASKLHTFDLTWAVTRPVLILLPVLGLTWLCGVLVHLSMVVAYVFIALNAFQGLYIFLVYAVYNSEVRNAIKRIKEKRKALSFTNCSKPISFLPSQRGPAQSWTHSLPRPSSPETSENSGPGSTTSTSLVIKNESFGKESRFVSFSLKPASGNQVVQLTAFKPSGC; encoded by the exons ATGACTGGAACCCTGCTGACTCCGGTTCTGCTCTGTTGCATAGTG GTGCTGTGTGAATGTGAGCCAACACAGCCAGGgctagacagaggagagaggggctcAGAAG AGGGCAGCAGTCTGCGCCTGGTCCATCAAACATCAGACTGGGTGTTCCAGCTGGTCAACGTGTCCCTGGACCTCTCCCAGGCAGGGAGCTTCTGCAGGGGCCAGTTCAGCTCCCTCACCACCCTGGGCCAACCTGAAGACGAGGACGGAACCCTGGAGCTCCAGAGGCAGGCAGGCCTGCATGGACCCATATGGGTCAGGGACCCCAACAGACCAACTAGCAGGTCTCTGGCCCTCACCAAACAGT ATGTGTTGTTCCAAGCCCTGAACTTCCCCAGGGACTCCCAGGAGGGCTACGGCCGTGTCAACATGACGTTCCCGGCAATGCCAGCGGTGAGCGTGTGCGTCCGCGTGCAGTGGGACCCCCAGTGGTACCAGGTGTCCACCATGTACTCCTACGCCGCGGCCGTCTTCACCAACGAGTTCCAGCTGCGCGGGCAGTTGGACGGGACAGGACGCATCCTGCTGGCGCTCATTGTTCATGGGCAGCACCGCCCCTACAAGGCATCCTTCCCCAACGATGGGGCCTGGCACCACCTCTGTGTCACCTGGCGCAAGACTGACGGCCACTGGGCCATCTATGtggatggggagaggggggacaTGGGCTCCGGGTCTGACACCCCCAGGGACATACATGGAGATGGCATACTTATCCTGGGGCAGGACCAGGACTCGTTTGGGGGGAACTTCACTGAGCCCTTTGTAGGGAATATCACAGATCTGAATGTCTGGGACACAGCCTTGGAGCAGAGGCAGTTCCGTGCCCTGAATGGCTGCTCATCTTTGACCCAGGACGCTATCTTTACCTGGAGTATTGATAATATGACCCGTCACCCAGTGGTCAGAGAGGTGCCAGCCATGCTGTTCTGTCCAG CGGTCCACAGGCAGAGGGCGATGCAGGGCTGCAGGACTCTAAAGGGCTGGTCTAGCCAACAGCTCCCCCTGTATGACTCTGCGGACTGCTCCACCACACTGCCCTTCATCTGCAGGACCAGCAGGG AGCGCTATGTTAAGATGAAGGAGTTGAGTGAGTCTCAGCGCTCCCATCCCAGTCCCTTCATGCACCAGCTCATGCAGCTCTCCAATGGAACGCAG GGCATGGAGGGTGTGATGGGGGAGCAGCCAGGGGGCCAGATGAGCTGGGGTCAGGCGTCCAGTCTGCTCAACATGTCCAGGCAGGCCCTGGAGGACACTAGGGAGGGGCTGCAGCCAGGGGACATGCTGTCCCTGGTCCAGCTGCTAGCGCGGGTTGCAGACGTGCCCACAGACACGGCCGCAGTAGGCAACGACAGCCTGGCCACCACCAGCGCCGGGGAGCTCAGCCACACCTTTATCACTGTGGCTGACAGCATCATCAGCCAGGACAACGCCCCCAAGTGGCAGGCCATCAAACAG GCCTCTCTACCCTCCAAGGTCACAGCA GTGGTGAGTGGACCGATGGCTGTGGTCAAGAGCATTGACCGCATGGTGACCAGTCTGAGCACTCGGCTGATGGCAGAAACGGACCATCTACTCATCCACAGCTCCAACATCA AGCTGGAGGTTCGGcagcagagactgggagagagatcTAGTGGGCCTAAGTTCTGTGGTCGAGACGTAGAGAGCGACACCAACATAGACTGTATCTCAGTCCCCACGCAGAACATGCAGAATCTCCATGACAACG GCTTCCAGAAGGTGACTGTGGTCAACACGTGGTACAGTTCCCTGCGGCCTCTCTTCAACTCAGAGGAGAACATCACAATGTTTCCCATCGTCACTGATGGCATCCAGAG GTACCTGGGCACCATCCTGGGCTCCTCTGTCATCTCTACTACAGTCCTGGGGGATGGACAGCCTGTCAGCATGGCTGTACGCTTCCAGCTCCAACACAGAGCTCAA AATCCTGCAGGGACCGTGTATGACCCAATCTGTGCATTCTGGGACTTTGATCTGAT GCCAGAGGCAGGTGGGTGGTGGTCTACTAAAGGCTGTGCAGTCATCTCTAAACAGTATGACTCCACTGTCTGCTTCTGCAACCACACCACCAACTTTGCCCTGCTGATGCAAGTCTATGAAGTCCAG aGGAGTCCAGAGAATGAGAGAGCCCTCCAGGTGATGACGTTCATTGGCTGTGGAGTGTCTCTGTGTGGCCTACTCTTCACCTTCATCCTCTTCTTCGCTGTGGG AGTTCCTAAGTCTGACCGCACCACTGTCCATAAGAACCTGATCGTGGCtctggggatagctgagctgctGCTGATGTGCAGTGACTGGGCCTCTGCTAATGAG GGGGCATGTCTTCTGGTGACGGCCTTGCTGCACCTCTTCTTCATGGCCTCCTTCTCCTGGATGCTGGTGGAGGGGCTACTGCTGTGGAGTAAGGTGGTGTCCGTCAACATCAGCGAGGACCGCAGGATGAAGATGTACTACGGCATCGGCTGGG GTCTGCCTGTTGTGGTTGTTGGTGTAACCTTGACGATATCCCTGGACAAGTACAAAGCAGACAGTCACTGCTGGCTCAATGTGGAGACTGATATGATTTGGGCCTTTGTGGGACCTGTTCTGTTAATCTTGGTC GTCAATGCAGTGGTGCTGTGCCGGGTTGTCATGGTGACGGTGTCCAGCGCTCGtcgtcaagcaaagaagcacacTCCCAGTTCAGCATCTAAACTCCACACCTTTGACCTGACCTG GGCTGTGACACGACCAGTCCTTATTCTACTGCCAGTGCTGGGCctgacctggctgtgtggagtCCTGGTGCACCTCTCCATGGTGGTGGCGTATGTCTTCATCGCTCTCAATGCTTTTCAG GGCCTGTACATATTCTTGGTGTATGCGGTTTACAACAGTGAG GTGAGGAATGCCATAAAGAGGATCAAAGAGAAGAGGAAAGCCTTGTCTTTCACG AACTGTTCCAAGCCAATCAGCTTCCTGCCGTCCCAGAGGGGTCCGGCCCAGTCGTGGACCCACAGTCTGCCCCGTCCCTCCAGCCCAGAGACCAGCGAGAACTCAGGCCCCGGCAGCACCACCTCCACCTCACTGGTCATCAAGAACG AGAGTTTTGGAAAAGAAAGTCGTTTTGTGAGCTTCTCCTTGAAACCAGCATCAGGAAACCAG GTGGTTCAACTGACTGCTTTCAAGCCCTCAG GCTGCTGA